The segment accttgacttggaagagttccagtgttgaatagccatagccagctaggtaacatagcatccctctctgtttgagccaggtgtttgagtaatctaaactagctagctagctgaatttgctagctaagtaagtgaaacaaatcattttttaaatgaaatatagctagcactctctctctctctctctctctctctctgtcacgtctccttcatttttgaagaaattaatttgttcaaaacggttaaactattgtctctctctctttgagttaACTACACACCTcatttatgcactgcagtgctagctagctgtagcttatgctttcagtactagattcattttcTTATCCATTGATTAGGTGGACAACATATTAGTTCATGCTGCAATAGCTCTGATTGGTTGGAGGATGTTCTCCAGAACTTGCCAtaattactatgtaagtctatggaagggagtgagaTCCACGAGTCAATGTGCACAGAGGAAGATGTAAACAAGCTGCTgatgctactgtagaccttcattgaaaCCTTCATTGAAACAacgtgttttaatcaattatttggtgacgtgaatatatttaatatagttttatctaaaaatagACACaattaatgtttcactatttttatgaaattcaccaAGGAGGATGGTCCTCGCCTGCCTCCTCTGGGGAACCTCCACTGGTCAATACAAGTTAGAATCACcttcagcgattacagctgtgaatatTGCCACACCtggagctttccacacctggattgtgcaacatttgcccatgattcttttcaaaattcttaaagctctgtcaaattggttgttgatcactgcTTGACAACCATTTTGTGTTTTTTCCATATATTTTAAAGCAGATGTATGTCAAaattgtaactcggccactcaggaacattcactgtcttcttggtaaccaactccagtgtagatttggccgtGTGTTATTGTTtggtgaaaagcagactgaacccgTTTTTCTTACCTTGTAGATAATTGTACTTTAtggaggtacagagatgaggtagtcatttaaaaatcatgttaaacactattattgcacacagactgAGTTCATGCAacatatgtgacttgttaagcacagttCTACTCCTGAGGCTTGCCATAAAaatggggttgaatacttattgacttaacacatttcaacttttcattttgtattaatttgtaaataaaaaataaaaaatacataactccactttgacatcatgggggttttgtgtgtaggccagtgacaaaacatctcaatttaatccattttaaagaGAAGCAATAAAACTCTTCTAAAACTCTTATCAGACTCTTACGTGAACTATCGTCTCCTCTTTCTCATACTGTATATTCTAAAAGATATCATATTCTCTGTTCCAGGATGAGCCCTCCAGGGCTGTAGTCGCGCCCTAGCTGGAGACATGTTCTAAGGGCAGCAATAGACCTGCGCTGTGACAACCATGAAAGGGTTAGGAGTCAATCGCAGCCGTCACCTGTCGGACTCCTGTGAGCCATCGGGGGCCCCAAAGAAGCCCCTGTACCCCTTGACCTCTGACGCCCACGGCCCCTTCCTTCTGAGCCCCACCATGAACCACTACGGCACCCTGGACCCCCACCAACTCTACCAGGGCCCCAACCCCCAATCCCTGCCTTCGGAGTGCCTGCTGCCCCTCAACCAGATGTCCAACAGCAGCACATTCCCCCGCCTCCACTTCACCTCCCAACAAGAGCAGGCTGACTACTCCCCGGACTACTCCCAGGGCTACATGGTCCCTGCCGGGGGTGGGCCTGTGGGCAGCCGGGCGGGCACCCTGTCCACCTCCATGTCCATGGGCCTGGGTCTTAGAGGGGCTCCCATGATCACCAGTGGATCAGTTACCATCTCCTCTGCAGCAGCAGCCAAGATGAACCGGCTGCCATCTAACCTGCTAGACCAGCTGGAGAAGCACCTACCCCTGCAGAGGGATGGCTTCAGTACCCTCCAGTTCCACCGGGGCAGGGTGGCCAAGCAGCGCAGCGAGAGTCCCGGACGGATCCGCCACATCATGCACTCTGTCCAGAAGCTCTTCAACAAGTCCCAGTCGCTGGAGGGCTCGGTGGTCAAGGGCAACATGAACAGCACTAcagggggaggtgaggaggggacCAGGCAGACCCGCAGGAGTAAGAGTAAAGACAGGGCTAATACtgagacactgaagcagcaaccTAGCAGGCAGAATGCACTTGGGCTCTGGCGCTCAGACAATGCCCTGGACAGTGACACAACCGCCAAAGCTGGCACTATCGCCGTGGGCTACCGTAACCCACTTAGCATGATGACGCTGGGCAGGGCGGTGTCGGACAGCCAggctcctcccaggcacctcccACAGGGCTACAACACCATCTCTGCTCACACACTCAAGGCCTCCAAGAGCAGCAGCGACCTCAAGTACCTGGCCTGCCCGCAAGCGCTGGTagggaccaggggaggggagctggtgggaggaggaggcagggagagcaCCCTGGTGAAGAGAGGCTCCTGGTCCACACTGACCCTCAGCCAGGCCAGGCAGGTGCTCCAGAAGGGCTCAGCCACAGTCAACAGGAAGCTGCTCAAAACCAAGTCGTGTCACCAGGACCTGACCTGTCAGTACCTCCAGGTAGGAGGCCCAGTGAGTATTATTCAGGCACTAGCATCCACTGCACCCCCTAATTCCCCTCACAGCTTTACTGTTCCCTGAAATGAGGAGATTTGTTTTAAAACCGAATTCATTTTAATCATTTTTTAACTACTGCAGCAGTATCTTCACATTTACAGTCTATAATCCCATTATTCAAATACTTTCatttcaaatacacacacagtacattcaCATGAAATGACCAATTCAAGGTCTCTCTCATTAAGCTAGTTAAAAGATTGTCTGATTTAGTGGAGTTGAAGGTTTGGTGACTCATTGTGGCCCAATGCTGTCTGTAGATTCCCCTGGGGGACTGGAGCGCTACGCTGGGGGGCCGGGGCCGGCCCGGGGGTCTGGAGATCCCCTGCCGGCGGATGCGTAGTGGCAGCTACGTCAAGGCCATGGGGGACGTGGATCAGGACAGCGAGGAGTCGGAGGGAAGCCCCAAACCCTCACCCAAAACAGCTGCCCGCCGCCAGAGCTACTTGAAGGCCACCCATCAGTCCCTGAGCGAGCAGCAGCCTCCACCACCACTGTACAAGTGAGTGAAACAACCTCAAGAGGAAATATGCATGTAGATCATACTGTAGTTAATACTGTTTAGATATGTCTCAGAAGAGGGGCTTGTTTCTCATTATCAATCTATGTCATGACAGAACAGATAACATGGGATGTCCGAGGGAACGTATTATTTTATAGAGAAGTAGCTACAGACACCCTGCATGGAAACCTGCCTGCACTAAAAGAGAGTTGAATATAGCAATGCAATTCAATTAAAGTGGCCACCACAAATGGACAGCAGGGGGCAGAATCCTGACACTGATGTGGAACAGTTTCTACAGTATATGCAAGGTAAAACCTGCAGGCTGCAACAGACCCTTGTTCATTAGGAGTACATATCAGCTTAACATGTTCTTAGGGGATGTTCATTTATAGGAAAAGGAAATCACCTACCAGCAACAGGTAACCAAAAATTTCCATTTGAGGTCAAAAaggtgaaatgttttgtcatgtTCCCCACCACCTAAACCGGCAGGCCTCGCTGCTACGCTCTCACGCTGAAGGATAATGGGGTACTGTGGTCTCCGCTACAGAGTGCATGCTCAATGCAGCATTTGGCCAGGTCAGTGTCTCATGGAGGGGGGCAGCACGGCCCTCCATTCACACATGCCCACCGCTGCTGCCGCTTCTCTCTAACCACCCCAGTGCTTTGTGCCGTGCTCCTTCCCACACCCCATCTATTACCAAGTGCTCCGAGTGGTGTGTTAGTATCCCAGCCACAGCCAATCCAGTCATGTCTCTCATTATACACCACTGATTCCCCATGCAATCCCCTTCCACCCTCACCCTGGCACACACATTCCCACTAACAGGTGCCTTCTTGACAGACAAGTCAGAACAGAGGAAACAATCTATCCACCTCAGCAGATTCCATTAATGATTACAAAGCAAAAAAATAACTCAAATGTCCTCCCTTTTGttttgatgtttactgatgactCAATGTTTCCTCTGTGCTGTCATTTTGATACCCAGCTACACCCCAATATCCTCTCATGTCACTGGTATTTAATCTCACGAAATCACAAGAGGTTTGGGGAAGGTTCAAGCATCCACTGAAAATGGATGCTCCAGCACCAGCGGTTCTCATCAACCCAAGACGTCACGTTTCCTCCCCACCCTTCATCCAAGTATTTTCCTTACTGTTGAGGGGTAATTCCAGCAGCTAATTCTACCCCCTTTCCCTGTAGCTGTCTCCCCTCCCTGAGAGAGCTCTCCACCAATCGGAGCCTGGACAACCTGGACTGCTTGGTGAGCCCAGGAGAGCCCCCGATGGTCATGCGACACTGGAATGATGGCAAAGACTTCCACCAGAGCTACTCTACCCTGGGCAGGGGCATGGTGAGCAGTGGGCAGGTATGTAAGTCCACTCTCTCTATTACTCAGGACACTCTTCATCGGGGTCTAAAACAGGCCTATCAGTTTGTGTGTGAATAATACCCCCATACAACAAATACAACAGAAGTGTGACAGATGTAGGTACTACTGAATGAAATGAATTATTCATAAGGAATGCCCTCAGTCAGTGCAAAGACCTTCAGTGTGGACAAGCCTCAAGCCTGAAACGACAACCAGAAATTAATAGGATAATAGGACAGCATGGTCAGCTTGCGTGCTAAAAATATAGACTGTAAAGATGGTTTCAAGATGGTAATAATCATTCCAAAACCATGGCTAAAAGTATTGCAAGATTCGAATGGATCAAATAACAGATAAGCAGCTACCAAGAAAAAGCTCTTATTTGTAAATATCATGAAATGGTGTGAAGTTTCatcatttgatttgaatgaagttttaaaatgtattttgaataCTGAGCATCCCTGTTACATCTCCTTTCTTTCTTGGGGGATACAATGATGACCATGAGCCAACTCTGGCACCAGCATCCTCCTCACACTGCAATGAAAAGCAGGACGAACAAGCAGAGACTCCACCTGCTACCAACATCATTAAAACCTTGAACATCACAGCAGCCTGGTATAGAAGACTGGGCGTAATAGGCTATCattgttcctcctcctctactctggcACTGTTTGAACAGTGAAACGAGCCCTTATCGCAGGGTGGACAGGTGAAGTTGACTCAGCTGGCCGGTCTCTCTACAATACCTACTTCCTGTCCATCCTATACAGTTGTATTATGATATATTTCTCCTGGTGAATCTGCTGTTGTGGAAAAGTGTCATGTTGTCAACACCAGAGCCTGTAAATGTGCTACACCAATAAACATGTCCTGTAGATCAATAGAGTCGCTGAGCTGAGCAAAATCagacaccaccacaaccactacgACTATGATGTGGAGAGAGTGGACAGCTTGTAGTGGGAGGCTGTTGATGCCTCAGTCACAGTGATTGCATTTGCTCCAGGGATGAGGAAAGGGAAATCagacaccaccacaaccactaccactatGATGTGGAGAGAGTGGACAGCTTGTAGTGGGAGGCTGTTGATGCCTCAGTCACAGTGATTGCATTAGCTCCAGGGATGAGGAAAGGGAAATCAGACACCACTGGCTTGTCATCACTGATTAAACATTCTATGTGGTATTTCACAGATAGAATCTGTGTACAAACTGTATTGTATCAGTGAACACAAAGCTCAAACAGAATATTGATACCATGAGATATCTTCAACATGGTTATTGAAGTAGCTTACTTTTAATCAATCCGTTTCATTAAGTACAATTTGAACTGTGCATGATAACTCCTGTACCTATTTTCCTCAGTGCATGAGATTCTTTGGTAAATCTAACAGTCCTTTTGATTGGGCTCTTGTGAGCTGAGGGAAACAGGATCCTTCCCACACTCTCACCATACACCACTACCTTACTCCAGAAGCATGCCCTACCACCCGAGACTTGCACTGCTTTCGCCTCACAGGCGGTGGCGGGCTAGCTGTCACCTAAGTCCCCGCCCCCAACGTGTCAACCTGCACGTGTCCTTTCAGGTGTGTGGGCAGGGCTGCGGGCGCTCGCTGTACTGCGAGGGGGAGTCCCAGGCAGTGGAGGCTCTGAACCTGCCCACACCGACGTGCTTTCGCTCCCGCAGCCACAGCTACCTGCGGGCTATCCAGGCCGGCTGCTCCCAGGATGAGGACACCGCCTCAGTGGACTCTGATTCACCTCCACCCACCACCACCGGCTGCACCTACACCTCCAGCCCCAGTGAGTGTACTGTAATGCTCAtaggatggagggggggggggctcaatTCATTAATAATTGAGTATCTGCAAGATAAGGACTATTATGTAAGATTCCCACATGCATTGATGTATATTTTCAAATCCAGCAGAAGGGAAA is part of the Oncorhynchus masou masou isolate Uvic2021 chromosome 33, UVic_Omas_1.1, whole genome shotgun sequence genome and harbors:
- the LOC135528198 gene encoding disks large-associated protein 4-like, translating into MKGLGVNRSRHLSDSCEPSGAPKKPLYPLTSDAHGPFLLSPTMNHYGTLDPHQLYQGPNPQSLPSECLLPLNQMSNSSTFPRLHFTSQQEQADYSPDYSQGYMVPAGGGPVGSRAGTLSTSMSMGLGLRGAPMITSGSVTISSAAAAKMNRLPSNLLDQLEKHLPLQRDGFSTLQFHRGRVAKQRSESPGRIRHIMHSVQKLFNKSQSLEGSVVKGNMNSTTGGGEEGTRQTRRSKSKDRANTETLKQQPSRQNALGLWRSDNALDSDTTAKAGTIAVGYRNPLSMMTLGRAVSDSQAPPRHLPQGYNTISAHTLKASKSSSDLKYLACPQALVGTRGGELVGGGGRESTLVKRGSWSTLTLSQARQVLQKGSATVNRKLLKTKSCHQDLTCQYLQVGGPIPLGDWSATLGGRGRPGGLEIPCRRMRSGSYVKAMGDVDQDSEESEGSPKPSPKTAARRQSYLKATHQSLSEQQPPPPLYNCLPSLRELSTNRSLDNLDCLVSPGEPPMVMRHWNDGKDFHQSYSTLGRGMVSSGQVCGQGCGRSLYCEGESQAVEALNLPTPTCFRSRSHSYLRAIQAGCSQDEDTASVDSDSPPPTTTGCTYTSSPSECTKDPPPVPPRTTSKPYISVTVQSSTESAQDTYLDQQDHRGEANSQSGRSSNSSDSLCSLRTGSLAKGPKPPAPVAAPVPAPRDSHPPPTTTQSLPQVQPQNDTLNPGPSLTPDQSLTLPEPVPTKRKLSSIGIQVDCVQPIQREDQPPPSTKFQSIGVQVENGRPLSRASSMASRQETENEPQDSKQDVPTSENNSTVHCNSQPLDPDPTATNGKECAVVRQPPKHPPFPARASASLPESLDPTLDPSFLPLPDPSLVGGNGSAQGDAAAPSTCLRDGNWFLKLLQAETARMEGWCQQMEQETKDKDISEEVMGTVRSAVGSAQLLIAQKFQQFRGLCDENLNLNANPQPTAQDLAGFWDLLQLSVEDISVKFDELWQLKANNWQLPEKEEKKPAPPVVPKKTSKPKLSPGKDRSIDSAVDKQRQEARKRLMAAKRAASVRQNSATESSDSIEIYVPEAQTRL